In Toxoplasma gondii ME49 chromosome V, whole genome shotgun sequence, the DNA window GCGGGAAAAACGGAGCAACGAAACACTACGAAGGGCCTTTCTACTTACACTCAAATAATTCGGGCACCCCTGCaggtacatatatatatatatatatgtatataacttctgcttctccattTGTGGACTGAGTTTACGGAAGTAGAAGAGAATCTTAAGTTACTTGGAGGGTTGATATGTTCCGCGCCCACACTTGATGCTGTTTATAGTAAAGTGTGGAGATACCTGGGGAGTTGCGTAATGGGTTAAATCCTCTGGACAAAGTAGACGAACCGTTCCCGCCACACATCAGACAGACAGAGCACCGTGACACttcaaaggagacaggagtaAACCcacgtctctctccgtcagAATCTTCAGCTATCGCTTTTTGTTCAATATTCCAAGCAGATATGTATGTTTCTACACCAGCTGGATGTGAAGGAACAATCCCTTTTTTCTAAGCATAGACAGAAAATTGTTTgtgaatacatatatatatatatatatacgtcgacctatacatagatatatatagagatagatatataccCCCCTAAGGGGTTGGTCGCTTCTCATCCCGACGACCAGAGGCTTTGCAGAAACCAGTGCGTGTGTGTTGAGAACGCAGCAGCTGATGTGACGCTTGCGGTTCCTTGAATTATAAGTGGAACTTTTCCCTTTTTTGTGTGACACTCGTCAGTGTCGCAGGTGCCTCCTAGGATCTGGGAGTCCGAGCTGCTTCCACCTTCGCTTTCGCTCGACAGGAAACGGGTAAGGATTCCGGAAGTCGAACACACGAGCCGAGAGGATCAGGCTCTtggagaggaacagaagatTAAAATGCTCTTGCAGGGACATCAGGAAAACAGATTTTGACACCAATCGAAGACGAAAGGTCTCGTGGAGAACGGAATTGTCGACAGGACACATTTGAGGCTCAAGAACTGTTGCTGGCCCTGAAGCGACGAAAAATCGACTCTCGACACGAACGAATTTGCGTTAGGGGAGTTACAGACAGAATGTACCTGAGCAACAAAGGTCCAGAAGAGTTGTTTCCCCATATAGATGTTTCCCGACATGTGCTGTGGACGTATCTACATTCCTACTGTGGCTTAATGTATGCCGGTGTACAAGCGCCTTTGTGCGCGTTGATTCCTTTTCGAATCGGATGGTAAGTAAATCTGTGAATCCGAATGGTCACGAGCCTAGCGAAGGCATCGTGAAATGCGAGCATCCACACCATACTCACTCTGGATTCCAGGTGTTTTCCCTCGAGGGGGCTGATTGACACCGGTGATGCAGAAGTGGAGAATGGGTGAAGCAGATTCTCCTGTGAGAAGTCGTTTCATTTTTAGTGCAAAGCTTTCGCCTAAAAAGCACGATTTTCGCCGAGTCTCCAAAGCTGAAAACACAGCACTCCACGTCTTTTCCGACGCATTCGTGCCGTTGCGCGAAGCCCAGACAACCCTCGAGGTGGAGTTTCCCTTGTCTGGACAAATCCAAAACAAGCAGTACACGCGAAGGAATTTCTCGTTTCAGGTCCACatgcttttcttcgtttcccctcGTTCTAAAAGTTCCTTCACAGGAAGGGTGGAGacgcttttttctttccgtggAGCTCGTCGCTCGCTACCAACACTTCACAGAAAACAGGAATTTCCCGAGTGCTAGCACGGAGGAGCTGGACTCGGCTTGCTGGTCACGCGAGGTGTTCGGCGTGACCGCAGcctcagaaaaaaagacatgCGTGCCTTTCTAGGTTATTCATTTGAAAATGAAACACCGAAAGACCTTCTCACTGGGAACAAGGGTGGAAAACCGATTTTCCCTGCCAGCCTTCCAGGGAAAAGGCGCCATCGACTGCTCCGCTTGTCTGGCCGGACCTCGATGCTCCTTTCGCGGTGCCGGAGAATTTGTGCAAACATCAGGTGTTTAGCTGGTCGGTTGAGACGGAATTTTTTATTCCCGACGTCATTTGTTTCTTTGTGTTGGTGCTGAAGTTGGTAAGGGGTTTGTACTGGTtgttttctccagaaaaacgTGCACTTTTCAGGTCGAGCTTGCGCTTGTCTGGGACTCGGGGTCATGCAACTCTGCGTGACTCTCCCGACTTTGTCGTCGTTTTGTTTCGGCGAAGAGGAtctttgcctctctttcgttctcttgGAGCGGAATTGACCCCGTTCACTTggtttcgtccttctcgcccCCTTTTTCGCTGCATTTAGGTACTCTTTTCTGTGCATCTGTCGTCTCGGCCAGCGGCTGTATATAGTAGCGGGGCGCGGGCGATCGTCGGCGACCGGCTCTTTTCCGCGCCAGCCTGCCTCTATCCTTCCTTTTTAGACCAgattctctctttcttctcggctttgCTCTgccttgtctcctctcccgacGCAAAATGGACTCTCCAGGCGGCTCCCTCGCCAAAGCGAGCCGCCGGTCTGCCTCAAATCTTTCTCGTGGGAGCGCCGCGCCGGTCAAGCCGCTTCCGCCGTCCGTGTCTGCAGCTTCCGACGTTTCTGCGGTTTCGCCGGATCACTCCGAGTCTGCTGTCCTCATGAGTTCGCCTGACTCTCCCCTACTGTTAAGTCCACTTTCGCCTTCCGGTTCTCGCGCACCGTCAGAAATCGGGTCGTCGCCTCCTGATCGCGAGACAGTCCTGCACCCAGACGCTTCCCTGCTTTCGCTCGAACTCTCTAGCCACTCTCTGGGTGTGTCGGGAGGCAACTCTCCGAATTCGGTCGTCGAAGGAAGCACCCGTTCGGGGGAAACGTCGCGGAAACGTTCGGATTCTTTGGATCGTGGTGCCAGATCGCCGCGCGCTCAAGATGGCAACGACCGCAGAATGTCGAGGCGACGTCGAGGCggcgccgagagaaaaaaacacagctcctctgtctcgtcgccgAAATCTGGCGGCGAGCAAGatcagaagaaggaaagtcGATCGGGGTCAAGGAAAGAAGTACGGATGGGCGGGAAGCTCTACTGGCCGCGCGCGTCGGTCACTTACGGAGAGGGCGGGCCTTGGGAATTCGCgaccgaggaagaaagagcgaagaaaaaggagaacgaagcgaggaaggcggggaCCTTCGTTCCGACAGAAAAATTCGTGGAGGGCAGAATCGACTCCACTTCGCCTGCAAGACCGCGCCtgaaagaaatggagaacCTGAGAAACGACGCACTGCCTCCAAGAAAGCTCACGAGTGCCGACTGGGAAgctgcgaaaaagaagaagggccATAAACACGAACACCTGCtgaaagacggagacggaaAACCTGCAGCAAACATCCAGTTCACTCGACGCGGCGACAGCTTCCATAGACCCGCGGTCGTGCTCCCAGGCGAGACCGTCGTCGACCACATGCGTGAGCTGAAAACTTCGCCACATGCAATTCGAGACACAGGAAACATTTTCTCCAGCCAAAGATATCGAAGCAGAAAGCAGTTTGGCTTCTAACCAGAGGTCTTGAAACAGAAAGCAGCTTGTCTTCTAACCAAAGGTGTCTgctgaaaaaggaaggaaaaagtcATCTCACACCGTAAGCTGTTGTGGATGATGTTCTCCTGCCGTTCGCCGACGTGTCGATCAGAGTCGGAGCCGGGACGGTATTTTCCTTttggagaaacgaaaagaagaacaaagaaaggACGTTCTGTGTGGACGCATTATCGGCCGCGACCGTCTTCATGTGGCGCGCTCAAACTGGGGAAAAGGGACCTAGAAAAGTAGAATCAAAAGGCTAAACAGGCACATTAGCTATTGAATTTCTATTGATTCAAAAATATAATTTGAAGCTCCTGAGAATTACTTTTAAGCGTTTCGTCCCTGGGATTCTGAATTGCCGTCCGCCCTCGAGAAGCATGTCGGATGTCAGAGAGCAGTTCGGTATAACTTAGGGAACTGTACATGGTCAGAAACTTCCGGCAGTAGTCGGCGCCTTCCACGTTGTGTAGCAGTCAATCTTTCAAGCAAATCCTTGGAAACACAGTCACCTTACAAAGAATCTGCGACCCAACGTTGTGTGACTCGAATCAAGTA includes these proteins:
- a CDS encoding hypothetical protein (encoded by transcript TGME49_285825) → MEEFQWIPSTQIKKNTKEVCEMDRHRMLSYCSKHDVSQVPPRIWESELLPPSLSLDRKRVRIPEVEHTSREDQALGEEQKIKMLLQGHQENRF
- a CDS encoding hypothetical protein (encoded by transcript TGME49_285820) translates to MHRKEYLNAAKKGARRTKPSERGQFRSKRTKERQRSSSPKQNDDKVGRVTQSCMTPSPRQAQARPEKCTFFWRKQPVQTPYQLQHQHKETNDVGNKKFRLNRPAKHLMFAQILRHRERSIEVRPDKRSSRWRLFPGRLAGKIGFPPLFPVRRSFGVSFSNE